In a genomic window of Myxococcales bacterium:
- a CDS encoding class I SAM-dependent rRNA methyltransferase yields the protein MTRPRLRLLPAHAARVARAVALGHPWIYDRALPPVAVAAGTVAAIDAGPDLGAIGCGFVDPDAPIRVRVLARDPDQAIDDDFCRARAERAARRRIGVPALAGTDAVRAIHGENDGLPGLTVDLYAGTAVVVFDGGAAAALWRPRLPAILAGLADGGLIVRARWVRGVRGVKGGGEGDGGPEVEIREHGARFVVDVRAGQKTGFFLDQRGNRAYVAALAGGARVLNLFAYTGGFSIACGRARARSVTSVDIAPAAIAAAERHWRANGLPPDRHQAVTADCFEFLAQAAAAGRRWDVVVVDPPSFAASEAARPAALAAYQRLNLAAAAVVADGGVLVAASCSSHVTEADLRGVLAAVARDGRCALPIIVPAARIQITPPFPDSPKDDISRRWSPRSSITRSLAVPNVRSPTPRAGRLAVLGNSRLTTSAHLRYEATCA from the coding sequence GTGACCCGGCCCCGACTCCGCCTGCTGCCCGCCCACGCCGCTCGGGTCGCCCGCGCCGTCGCGCTCGGGCACCCGTGGATCTACGACCGCGCGCTGCCGCCGGTCGCGGTGGCCGCCGGCACCGTCGCGGCCATCGACGCGGGCCCCGACCTCGGGGCGATCGGCTGTGGCTTCGTCGATCCCGACGCGCCGATCCGCGTGCGCGTGCTCGCCCGCGATCCCGACCAGGCCATCGACGACGACTTCTGCCGCGCCCGCGCCGAGCGCGCCGCCCGGCGACGGATCGGGGTGCCGGCCCTGGCCGGCACCGACGCCGTGCGCGCGATCCACGGCGAGAACGACGGCCTGCCCGGCCTGACCGTCGACCTCTACGCCGGCACCGCCGTGGTGGTGTTCGACGGCGGCGCGGCCGCCGCCCTGTGGCGACCGCGCCTACCGGCGATCCTGGCCGGCCTCGCCGACGGCGGCCTGATCGTCCGCGCGCGCTGGGTCCGCGGGGTCCGCGGGGTCAAGGGCGGCGGCGAGGGCGACGGCGGCCCCGAGGTCGAGATCCGGGAGCACGGCGCGCGGTTCGTCGTCGACGTCCGCGCCGGCCAGAAGACCGGCTTCTTCCTCGACCAGCGCGGCAACCGCGCCTACGTGGCGGCGCTCGCCGGCGGCGCCCGGGTGCTCAACCTGTTCGCGTACACCGGCGGCTTCTCGATCGCCTGCGGCCGCGCGCGCGCGCGCTCGGTGACCAGCGTCGACATCGCCCCGGCGGCGATCGCCGCCGCCGAGCGCCACTGGCGCGCCAACGGGCTCCCGCCCGACCGCCACCAGGCGGTGACCGCCGACTGCTTCGAGTTCCTGGCCCAGGCGGCGGCAGCCGGGCGGCGCTGGGACGTGGTCGTCGTCGACCCGCCGAGCTTCGCCGCGAGCGAGGCCGCCCGACCGGCCGCGCTGGCGGCCTACCAGCGTCTGAACCTCGCGGCGGCCGCCGTGGTCGCAGACGGTGGGGTGCTCGTCGCAGCGTCGTGCTCGAGCCACGTCACCGAGGCCGACCTGCGGGGCGTGCTGGCCGCCGTGGCGCGCGACGGCCGGTGCGCGCTGCCCATCATCGTGCCCGCGGCGCGGATCCAGATCACCCCACCCTTCCCGGATTCCCCGAAGGACGATATCTCAAGGCGTTGGTCGCCGCGGTCGAGCATCACCCGATCCCTCGCCGTACCGAACGTGCGATCCCCTACACCCCGCGCCGGCCGCCTGGCCGTCCTAGGTAATTCACGGTTGACCACCTCCGCCCACCTCCGCTACGAAGCCACATGCGCCTGA
- a CDS encoding DUF3750 domain-containing protein: MASVARSRPSPGTRGSRCGRPAPPSGRSGRCAAAAPRTTRSITRRTSSRSSTGSGAAPRPRPRSRVWPARRRRGWPPCDYRGWPGPNSNTFGDVMLRRCGLHASLPATAIGKDWRGWVGASWTTEGTGFQIEAAGFGLRLGLREGVEVHVLGLAFGVELWPPALIVPLAGGRLGFADR, encoded by the coding sequence GTGGCCTCGGTCGCCCGATCGAGGCCATCGCCCGGCACCCGTGGTTCGCGGTGCGGCCGGCCGGCGCCACCCAGTGGCAGATCTGGGAGGTGCGCGGCGGCGGCACCCAGGACGACCCGTTCGATCACCCGCCGTACCTCGAGCCGATCCTCCACGGGGTCTGGCGCGGCGCCGAGGCCGAGGCCGCGATCGCGTGTCTGGCCCGCGAGGCGCCGCCGTGGCTGGCCGCCCTGCGACTACCGCGGCTGGCCCGGCCCCAACAGCAACACCTTCGGCGACGTCATGCTCCGGCGCTGCGGGCTGCACGCCAGCCTGCCGGCGACCGCGATCGGCAAGGACTGGCGCGGCTGGGTCGGCGCGTCGTGGACCACCGAGGGCACGGGCTTCCAGATCGAGGCCGCGGGGTTCGGCCTGCGGCTGGGCCTGCGCGAGGGCGTCGAGGTCCACGTGCTCGGCCTGGCGTTCGGCGTCGAGCTGTGGCCGCCGGCGTTGATCGTCCCGCTGGCCGGCGGCCGGCTGGGGTTCGCCGACCGATGA
- a CDS encoding biopolymer transporter ExbD, which produces MFTLAQARSMVRKAVKRVPEGEEIRHLNIMPMMDMMTILLVAFVAQIAVASNAAMANSVVLPATFGEQPMPETSALLIITKTAIVVEGEEIVAVRNGDVDPSQKEGGADGRKIPRLSNFLGTLRSLQDQALQKQGKPIAAVPELMIVADRSIPYGLLINVMFSAKQKEAGFKRFRLIVQKSHAVGQ; this is translated from the coding sequence ATGTTCACGCTCGCACAAGCCCGCTCGATGGTCCGCAAGGCGGTCAAGCGCGTCCCCGAGGGCGAGGAGATCCGGCACCTGAACATCATGCCGATGATGGACATGATGACGATCTTGCTCGTCGCCTTCGTCGCCCAGATCGCGGTCGCGTCCAACGCCGCGATGGCGAACTCGGTCGTGCTGCCCGCGACGTTCGGCGAGCAGCCGATGCCCGAGACCTCGGCCCTGCTGATCATCACCAAGACCGCGATCGTGGTCGAGGGTGAGGAGATCGTCGCGGTCCGCAACGGCGACGTCGACCCCTCGCAGAAGGAGGGCGGCGCCGACGGTCGCAAGATCCCGCGCCTGTCGAACTTCCTCGGCACGCTCCGGAGCCTCCAGGACCAGGCCCTGCAGAAGCAGGGCAAGCCGATCGCGGCCGTGCCGGAGCTGATGATCGTCGCGGACCGCTCGATCCCCTACGGCCTGCTGATCAACGTGATGTTCTCGGCCAAGCAGAAGGAAGCCGGCTTCAAGCGCTTCCGGCTGATCGTCCAGAAGAGCCACGCGGTCGGCCAGTAG
- the hpt gene encoding hypoxanthine phosphoribosyltransferase, with protein sequence MAPPPFPAWNRPEDPFVELISADAIAARVAELGRTITADYVDAGATDDVVVLGVLKGSVLFMADLIRHLALPLTVEFIGVASYGDATASSGVVQITQDLTKPIAGKHVLVVEDIVDTGHTLSYLLSNLATRGPASLKLCSLLHKPDRSERPVTIDYLGFTIPNKFVVGYGLDVAQRYRNLPFIGYVAGT encoded by the coding sequence ATGGCGCCGCCGCCCTTCCCCGCCTGGAACCGCCCCGAGGACCCGTTCGTCGAGCTGATCTCGGCCGACGCGATCGCCGCCCGCGTGGCCGAGCTGGGCCGGACGATCACGGCCGACTACGTCGACGCCGGCGCCACCGATGACGTCGTCGTCCTGGGCGTGCTCAAGGGCTCGGTGCTGTTCATGGCCGACCTGATCCGGCACCTGGCCCTGCCGCTCACCGTCGAGTTCATCGGGGTCGCCAGCTACGGCGACGCGACCGCGTCGTCGGGCGTGGTCCAGATCACCCAGGACCTGACCAAGCCCATCGCCGGCAAGCACGTGCTGGTGGTCGAGGACATCGTCGACACCGGCCACACGCTGTCGTACCTGCTGTCGAACCTGGCGACCCGCGGGCCGGCCAGCCTGAAGCTGTGCTCGCTGTTGCACAAGCCCGACCGCTCGGAGCGGCCGGTCACGATCGACTACCTCGGCTTCACGATCCCCAACAAGTTCGTCGTCGGCTACGGCCTCGACGTCGCCCAGCGCTACCGCAACCTGCCGTTCATCGGGTACGTCGCGGGCACATGA
- a CDS encoding FHA domain-containing protein — protein MRTCVVCRAPAETNLCEACADDLDTPTAFAAEQILSTTVRPADAALIDRWGRVHRLEATTALGRVPTARGIAIMHGVVSRQHAQLERDDGGAWTVRDRESSNGTRRNDQPVVEPTALTSGDRLTFGGVGLYFVRDDGQLADATPDEIASVTVRPEAGQPALALEPDARAPDDDTFSGMPSVELRFLEAPSGGGGYLEVRARRVQLTDTQFAMLLMMAQRMATEAAVPEVVRGFVPTGQLIADLPWDTHAPSENHLKQLVRRVRKALDLAGIGNLVESRRGFGYRLRVMPTGPLPPSS, from the coding sequence ATGCGGACCTGCGTTGTGTGCCGAGCCCCGGCCGAGACCAACCTGTGCGAGGCGTGCGCCGACGACCTCGACACGCCGACCGCGTTCGCGGCCGAGCAGATCCTGTCGACGACCGTGCGCCCCGCCGACGCCGCGCTGATCGACCGCTGGGGCCGCGTGCACCGGCTCGAGGCCACGACCGCGCTCGGGCGGGTGCCGACCGCGCGCGGGATCGCGATCATGCACGGGGTCGTGTCGCGCCAGCACGCCCAGCTCGAGCGCGACGACGGCGGCGCCTGGACCGTGCGCGATCGCGAGTCGTCCAACGGCACCCGCCGCAACGATCAACCGGTGGTCGAGCCGACCGCGCTGACCTCGGGCGACCGCCTGACCTTCGGCGGCGTCGGGCTGTACTTCGTGCGCGACGACGGCCAGCTCGCCGACGCGACGCCCGACGAGATCGCCTCGGTCACGGTGCGGCCCGAGGCCGGCCAGCCGGCGCTCGCGCTCGAGCCCGACGCGCGCGCCCCCGACGACGACACCTTCTCGGGCATGCCCTCGGTCGAGCTGCGCTTCCTCGAGGCGCCGTCGGGCGGCGGTGGCTACCTCGAGGTGCGCGCGCGCCGGGTCCAGCTCACCGACACCCAGTTCGCGATGCTCCTGATGATGGCCCAGCGGATGGCGACCGAGGCCGCCGTCCCCGAGGTCGTGCGCGGGTTCGTGCCGACCGGCCAGCTGATCGCCGATCTGCCGTGGGACACGCACGCGCCGTCGGAGAACCACCTGAAACAGCTGGTGCGGCGCGTGCGCAAGGCGCTCGACCTGGCCGGCATCGGCAACCTGGTCGAGTCGCGGCGCGGCTTCGGCTACCGGCTGCGCGTCATGCCGACCGGCCCGCTGCCGCCGTCGTCGTAG
- a CDS encoding response regulator encodes MTTRRDLSGSRSATPTRDLVGAQVLVVDGDERIHAGVTDLLTAASLHVTCVKDPEAAVVELGRHFYSVVLVDLDTPSPGAGLEIIRTVRAASPTSMVIGLTPRRSFDDAVAAIRAGAIDLILKSPESVAYLKDRVLDAASRSVGRREVDTVLVDVRAVHEEFLQRFMDAERRALDATDRVAGKDPGRSLELDAFAVLVVDEVDSLVDELKQVGLPGFRFAHAMSGGEALDRISSDKFHYALISEELSDLPASMVIQTVRSQSPETVPLAFRGPGRAATSTWSRSPASARSCSRSPTRASWAAGSTSWPRRSAPRPASAATPRTSARSTTTSCGASSTSSSRSSARSTRPRASTSVGRRARPRDHISTPPVGRSRRLASGSTPASPAASGAGGSTGSATPGGASGRAGPDGFGGGAPLPSGPAARSAARRRTNTPQRAGSLAWRGRWAAASSKALAASVSVAAATLTLAAARQ; translated from the coding sequence GTGACCACGCGGCGCGATCTGTCGGGCTCGCGGTCGGCCACGCCGACCCGTGATCTGGTCGGGGCCCAGGTGCTCGTCGTCGACGGCGACGAGCGCATCCACGCCGGGGTCACCGACCTGCTGACCGCGGCCAGCCTGCACGTCACCTGCGTCAAGGACCCCGAGGCCGCCGTCGTCGAGCTCGGCCGCCACTTCTACTCGGTGGTCCTGGTCGACCTCGACACGCCGAGCCCGGGCGCGGGCCTCGAGATCATCCGCACGGTCCGGGCGGCGTCGCCGACGTCGATGGTGATCGGCCTGACGCCGCGGCGCTCGTTCGACGACGCCGTCGCGGCGATCCGCGCCGGGGCCATCGATCTCATCCTCAAGTCGCCGGAGTCGGTCGCGTACCTGAAGGATCGGGTGCTCGACGCCGCCAGCCGCTCGGTCGGGCGGCGCGAGGTCGACACCGTGCTGGTCGACGTGCGCGCGGTCCACGAGGAGTTCCTGCAGCGGTTCATGGACGCCGAGCGGCGCGCGCTCGACGCCACCGATCGGGTCGCCGGCAAGGACCCCGGGCGCTCGCTCGAGCTCGACGCGTTCGCGGTGCTGGTCGTCGACGAGGTCGACTCGCTGGTCGACGAGCTCAAGCAGGTGGGCCTGCCCGGGTTCCGGTTCGCCCACGCGATGAGCGGCGGCGAGGCGCTCGATCGGATCTCGAGCGACAAGTTCCACTACGCGCTGATCTCCGAGGAGCTCTCGGACCTGCCGGCGTCGATGGTGATCCAGACGGTGCGCAGCCAGAGCCCCGAGACCGTGCCGCTGGCGTTCCGCGGCCCGGGCCGGGCGGCTACGTCAACCTGGTCGAGGTCGCCGGCCAGCGCCCGATCCTGCAGCCGTTCGCCGACGCGGGCGAGCTGGGCAGCCGGCTCGACGAGCTGGCCGAGGCGTTCCGCGCCAAGACCCGCGAGCGCCGCTACACCCAGAACTTCCGCGAGAAGCACTACGACTTCCTGCGGCGCTTCGTCGACATCAAGCTCAAGGTCGAGCGCGCGCTCAACGAGACCGCGGGCTAGCACCTCGGTCGGCCGCCGTGCGCGGCCGCGCGATCACATCAGCACGCCGCCGGTCGGCAGATCGCGGCGGCTCGCGTCGGGCTCGACCCCGGCGTCCCCGGCGGCCTCGGGGGCCGGCGGCTCGACCGGCAGCGCGACGCCCGGCGGCGCCAGCGGTCGCGCCGGGCCGGACGGGTTCGGGGGCGGGGCGCCGCTGCCGTCGGGGCCGGCCGCCAGGTCCGCGGCCAGGCGGCGCACGAACACGCCCCAGCGCGCCGGGTCGCTGGCGTGGCGCGGCCGCTGGGCCGCTGCGTCGTCGAAGGCCTTGGCGGCGTCGGTCAGCGTCGCCGCCGCCACCTTGACCTTGGCGGCGGCGCGCCAGTAG
- a CDS encoding HAD-IG family 5'-nucleotidase → MSVPHDLEAQLRAVVAEAPTEIDVPRRRRVFCNRNLRMDQVELIGFDMDYTLALYHQDKLEQLSIELTLGKLCDKHGYPDEIRALTYQPDRAIRGLMVDRKLGNVFKMDRHSHVGRCFHGFRLLRSDERRALYRNAKIDLSSARYEWIDTLFGLPEAVMYLTLIDWFERRAAAGGASVDPDKLFGDIRISIDEAHRDDTLKSVIKADLAAYIVKDPELPETLHKLRSSGKKLFLLTNSLYDYTDAVMRFLLEGSALPYPGWRQYFDVVIVGGAKPGFFNEHHPFVALDPVSGRALPGEVKHFARDKVYQGGNVVRFEELTGVHGENALYIGDHIYGDILRLRKQHMWRTAMIIQELDREIAVADRLENQINDLDLLDRRRRNLESEIDFQALRLKRVQRLHEDAQALHAAAVISPGVPRVGAVAAGASVSVGTAGPGLAAAALAASQAHAERAAGASPGSFGLPGPAPGQGADDSRGGELLTIAPDIVARLDELKAQIKDTLDRLRDRARLMAEEVEALEDATERAYNPSWGSVLREGNENSRFGEQVGDYADLYTSRVSNFLSYSPLRYFRAPRRAMPHDL, encoded by the coding sequence ATGTCAGTGCCGCATGACCTCGAGGCTCAGCTCCGCGCCGTGGTCGCCGAGGCCCCGACCGAGATCGACGTCCCGCGCCGCCGGCGGGTCTTCTGCAACCGCAACCTGCGCATGGACCAGGTCGAGCTGATCGGCTTCGACATGGACTACACGCTGGCGCTGTACCACCAGGACAAGCTCGAGCAGCTGTCGATCGAGCTGACCCTGGGCAAGCTGTGCGACAAGCACGGCTACCCCGACGAGATCCGGGCGCTGACCTACCAGCCCGACCGCGCCATCCGCGGGCTGATGGTCGACCGCAAGCTCGGCAACGTCTTCAAGATGGATCGCCACAGCCACGTCGGGCGCTGCTTCCACGGCTTCCGGCTGCTGCGCTCGGACGAGCGTCGGGCGCTGTACCGCAACGCCAAGATCGACCTGTCGAGCGCGCGCTACGAGTGGATCGACACGCTGTTCGGGCTGCCCGAGGCGGTCATGTACCTGACCTTGATCGACTGGTTCGAGCGGCGCGCCGCGGCCGGGGGCGCCAGCGTCGACCCCGACAAGCTCTTCGGCGACATCCGGATCTCGATCGACGAGGCCCACCGCGACGACACGCTCAAGTCGGTGATCAAGGCCGACCTGGCGGCGTACATCGTCAAGGACCCCGAGCTGCCCGAGACGCTGCACAAGCTGCGCAGCTCGGGCAAGAAGCTGTTCCTGCTGACCAACTCGCTCTACGACTACACCGACGCGGTCATGCGGTTCCTGCTCGAGGGCAGCGCGCTGCCGTACCCGGGCTGGCGCCAGTACTTCGACGTGGTCATCGTCGGCGGCGCCAAGCCGGGGTTCTTCAACGAGCACCATCCGTTCGTCGCGCTCGATCCGGTCAGCGGCCGGGCCCTGCCCGGCGAGGTCAAGCACTTCGCGCGCGACAAGGTCTACCAGGGCGGCAACGTCGTCAGGTTCGAGGAGCTGACCGGCGTCCACGGCGAGAACGCGCTCTACATCGGCGATCACATCTACGGCGACATCCTGCGGCTGCGCAAGCAGCACATGTGGCGCACGGCGATGATCATCCAGGAGCTCGATCGCGAGATCGCGGTGGCCGACCGGCTCGAGAACCAGATCAACGATCTCGATCTGCTCGATCGCCGCCGCCGCAACCTCGAGTCCGAGATCGACTTCCAGGCCCTGCGCCTCAAGCGGGTCCAGCGCCTGCACGAGGACGCCCAGGCCCTGCACGCGGCCGCGGTGATCAGCCCGGGCGTGCCGCGGGTCGGCGCGGTCGCGGCCGGCGCCTCGGTCTCGGTCGGCACCGCCGGCCCCGGCCTCGCCGCGGCGGCGCTCGCCGCCAGCCAGGCCCACGCCGAGCGGGCGGCCGGGGCCAGCCCGGGCTCGTTCGGCCTGCCCGGGCCGGCGCCGGGGCAGGGCGCCGACGACAGCCGCGGTGGCGAGCTGCTGACGATCGCGCCGGACATCGTGGCCCGGCTCGACGAGCTCAAGGCCCAGATCAAGGACACCCTCGACCGCCTGCGCGACCGCGCGCGGCTCATGGCCGAGGAGGTCGAGGCGCTCGAGGACGCCACCGAGCGGGCGTACAACCCGTCGTGGGGGTCGGTGCTGCGCGAGGGCAACGAGAACTCGCGCTTCGGCGAGCAGGTCGGCGACTACGCCGACCTGTACACGTCGCGGGTGTCGAACTTCCTGTCGTACTCGCCGCTGCGCTACTTCCGCGCGCCGCGGCGGGCGATGCCGCACGATCTGTAG